The Salvia miltiorrhiza cultivar Shanhuang (shh) chromosome 1, IMPLAD_Smil_shh, whole genome shotgun sequence genome has a window encoding:
- the LOC131011894 gene encoding uncharacterized protein LOC131011894, whose amino-acid sequence MTGVSLTFSNAMNFASETGSVILEAGATGDLAKLKEIKKKVDDVDFRRICDVINDLCTGRRVLHHAAEMGHFQVCKFLIENAGVYIDVLTDKGSLSVSVSLSLVLFMLS is encoded by the exons ATGACGGGAGTTTCTCTTACATTTTCAAACGCCATGAATTTTGCTTCTGAAACTG GTAGTGTGATTCTTGAGGCTGGTGCTACTGGAGATCTTGCAAAACTTAAGG AGATCAAGAAGAAGGTTGATGATGTCGATTTCAGGAGGATATGTGATGTAATCAATGACTTGTGCACTGGCCGGAGAGTCTTGCATCACGCGGCTGAAATGGGGCATTTTCAAGTTTGCAAATTCTTGATTGAGAACGCCGGAGTCTATATTGATGTCTTGACTGACAAAGGttctctctctgtctctgtctctctctctctcgttctgTTTATGTTGAGTTGA